In one Pelecanus crispus isolate bPelCri1 chromosome 12, bPelCri1.pri, whole genome shotgun sequence genomic region, the following are encoded:
- the RSKR gene encoding ribosomal protein S6 kinase-related protein encodes MGATSSGPGPAPGRPPQGRAVGSWVRALLGRPGPVPGSGVALAPGGPAEEPPLPGWPLPQLVSLFLPEFPVRPSARQQQLKILGFVAKGSFGTILKVLDCGREKVCAVKVMPKVEVLRRDTLKQCKEEVSIQRQVRHPFVHGLGDSWQGQRHLFIMCTYCSTGDLHALWRAAERFAEATVRLFAAELVLVLVYLHDLGIVHRDVKMENILLDERGHLKLTDFGLSRHLRWGERAHTICGTLQYMAPEVLSGGPYSHTADWWSLGVLLFALASGEFPVAPAEDHVAMLERVKQSTYESPPALSPTLARLLAELLCHNPLHRLRYLHHFQGHPFFRGVAFDADLLQKDPVAVAVAPRPLEQPPPDPATFADFDCDLTAPPGRPWPG; translated from the exons ATGGGAGCAACGagcagcggccccggcccggccccggggcggccccccCAG GGCCGCGCCGTGGGGTCGTGGGTGCGGGCGCTGCTGGGCCGCCCCGGACCGGTACCGGGGTCGGGGGTCGCCCTGGCCCCGGGGGGCCCCGCCGAggagccgccgctgcccgggTGGCCGCTGCCGCAGCTCGTCTCCCTCTTCCTGCCGGAGTTCCCCGtccgcccctccgcccgccagcagcagctcaag atCCTGGGCTTCGTGGCCAAAGGCTCCTTCGGGACCATCCTCAAAGTGCTGGACTGCGGGCGGGAGAAGGTCTGCGCCGTGAAG gtcaTGCCCAAAGTGGAGGTGCTGCGCCGCGACACCCTCAAGCAGTGCAAGGAAGAAGTCAGCATCCAG AGACAGGTCAGGCACCCGTTTGTCCACGGGCTGGGGGACAGCTGGCAGGGCCAGCGCCACCTCTTCATCA TGTGCACCTACTGCAGCACCGGAGACCTGCACGCGCTGTGGCGTGCCGCCGAGCGCTTCGCCGAGGCCACCGTCCGCCTGTTCGCCGCCgagctggtgctggtgctgg TGTATCTCCACGACCTGGGCATCGTGCACAGAGACGTGAAg atggagaacattctcCTGGATGAGAGAG GACACCTCAAGCTCACCGACTTCGGCCTCTCCCGGCACCTGCGTTGGGGCGAGCGAGCCCACACCATCTGCGGCACCCTGCAGTACATGG CCCCGGAGGTGCTGAGCGGGGGGCCCTACAGCCACACAGCCGACTGGTGGTCCCTGGGAGTCCTGCTCTTTGCCCTGGCCAGTGGGGAG tTCCCCGTGGCACCGGCGGAGGACCATGTGGCCATGCTGGAGCGCGTCAAGCAGAGCACCTACGAGAGCCCGCCTGCGCTCAGCCCCACGCTGGCCCGGCTGCTCGCTGAG cTGCTGTGCCACAACCCCCTGCACCGCCTGCGCTACCTCCACCACTTCCAGGGCCACCCTTTCTTCCGTGGGGTGGCCTTCGACGCCGACCTGCTGCAGAAGGACCCGGTGGCCGTGGCGGTGGCCCCGCGTCCCCTTGAGCAGCCCCCGCCTGACCCTGCCACCTTCGCCGACTTTGACTGCGACCTCActgcccccccgggccggcccTGGCCTGGCTGA